In a genomic window of Gloeocapsopsis dulcis:
- a CDS encoding ABC transporter ATP-binding protein, producing MSHQAYTKPPTGIWDIIAPVKGRIAGAIALSALSSIAGIGALLAIPPIAAALLSESPPAQIWQWIAIALGMVAIAFTARVFAFHVSHIAAFKLEVILRTALTEHLAQVPLGYIITTGSGAIKKIVQDDVKSLHAFVADSTPLFGQAYTIPVLSLIAMFVADWRLGLVTLAVLPVGMIFIRLALRDYAEQRDAYDRANEQINSVIIEFVQGMQVVRTFDDGSSSFARFQNSLDAFTQKLREWNEKTQTSGRLGTLLFEPLPTLLVVSAVGAWFMMQGTLSFPRLLVFLLLAPRLCGAFKPIFTLSYFINQANAGALRIGAVLAEPALPQSEHPQQPANASIALHNVTFAYSDERPALQDVSLDLPAGTVTALVGPSGAGKTTLARLIPRFWDVDNGSIEIDGVDVRQMSSDTLMSWVSFVFQDTFLLHDTIRNNIKLGRPNATDEEVVAAASSAQAHEFILTLPNGYDTIAGERGTRLSGGQRQRITIARAILQDNPIVVLDEATAFADPENEALIQKAIASLTQGKTLIVVAHRLATIMSADQIAVLDQGRLVELGKHDELLANGGVYARLWLRHQQAQNWELKVRSQTLSVKF from the coding sequence ATGAGCCATCAAGCATATACCAAACCACCAACCGGAATCTGGGACATTATCGCTCCTGTCAAAGGACGTATTGCAGGTGCAATCGCGCTCTCGGCACTGAGTTCGATTGCTGGGATCGGTGCATTGCTAGCGATTCCGCCGATTGCGGCAGCGCTATTGTCTGAGTCACCACCTGCGCAAATTTGGCAATGGATTGCAATAGCATTAGGAATGGTAGCGATCGCCTTTACCGCAAGAGTTTTTGCATTTCATGTCTCCCACATCGCGGCATTTAAACTTGAAGTTATCTTACGAACAGCACTAACTGAACACCTTGCCCAAGTTCCACTCGGCTATATCATTACCACTGGCTCAGGTGCAATTAAGAAAATTGTGCAAGATGATGTCAAATCACTTCATGCCTTTGTCGCCGACAGTACGCCCTTATTTGGGCAAGCATACACAATTCCAGTACTGTCATTAATTGCAATGTTTGTTGCCGATTGGCGATTAGGATTAGTAACATTAGCGGTGCTTCCAGTAGGTATGATTTTCATTCGGCTGGCGTTACGCGATTATGCCGAACAAAGGGATGCTTACGATCGCGCTAATGAACAGATTAATAGCGTCATCATTGAGTTTGTGCAAGGAATGCAAGTCGTTCGCACCTTTGACGATGGTAGTAGTTCCTTCGCGCGATTTCAGAATTCACTCGATGCTTTTACCCAAAAACTGCGTGAATGGAATGAAAAAACGCAGACTTCAGGTCGATTAGGAACATTACTATTTGAACCGCTACCCACACTATTGGTCGTATCTGCAGTGGGAGCATGGTTCATGATGCAAGGAACTTTATCATTCCCGCGACTGTTGGTATTTCTTTTACTCGCCCCGCGATTGTGCGGAGCATTTAAGCCCATTTTCACACTCTCCTATTTCATCAATCAAGCGAATGCCGGAGCGTTACGGATTGGGGCAGTACTGGCAGAACCAGCGTTACCGCAGTCTGAACATCCTCAACAGCCTGCCAATGCTTCGATTGCGTTACACAATGTCACCTTTGCCTACAGTGATGAGCGTCCAGCACTACAAGATGTATCCCTCGATCTGCCAGCCGGAACAGTAACAGCATTAGTAGGTCCTTCAGGTGCAGGCAAAACAACCCTAGCACGACTCATTCCTCGTTTTTGGGATGTCGATAATGGCTCAATTGAGATCGACGGTGTAGATGTGCGCCAGATGTCCTCTGATACCTTAATGTCCTGGGTTTCATTTGTCTTTCAAGATACCTTTTTATTGCACGACACGATCCGCAACAACATTAAATTAGGTAGACCAAACGCTACTGATGAAGAAGTAGTCGCAGCAGCTTCTTCGGCACAAGCCCACGAGTTTATCCTCACTTTACCCAACGGCTACGACACGATCGCTGGAGAACGAGGTACTCGGCTTTCAGGTGGACAGCGCCAGCGCATCACTATTGCCCGTGCGATTCTACAAGATAATCCCATTGTCGTATTAGACGAAGCCACTGCCTTTGCTGATCCTGAAAATGAAGCGTTGATTCAAAAAGCGATCGCCTCTCTGACTCAGGGTAAAACATTAATTGTCGTTGCCCATCGACTAGCAACAATTATGAGTGCCGATCAGATTGCCGTATTGGATCAAGGACGATTAGTAGAACTAGGTAAACATGACGAACTGCTTGCTAACGGTGGTGTTTATGCAAGACTCTGGTTGCGTCATCAGCAAGCACAGAATTGGGAACTCAAAGTGCGATCGCAAACCTTATCTGTAAAGTTTTGA
- a CDS encoding ABC transporter substrate-binding protein, which produces MLQIDFVQTYYAPSNVPLSQQLTNHALWQQLQAVQNHQVYEVDQFWHSGTGTRMLRLILEQLLPKIYPNLRN; this is translated from the coding sequence GTGTTGCAAATCGACTTTGTGCAAACCTACTATGCGCCTTCCAATGTTCCACTTTCACAACAGCTCACAAATCACGCGTTGTGGCAACAACTGCAAGCAGTTCAAAACCACCAAGTCTATGAAGTCGATCAGTTTTGGCACAGTGGTACTGGTACTCGAATGCTGCGCCTAATCCTCGAGCAACTGTTACCCAAAATTTATCCAAATTTAAGAAATTAA
- a CDS encoding TetR/AcrR family transcriptional regulator, whose translation MSKEETIIQLLQVFRQYGYEGATLTRLSQATGLGKASLYHHFPKGKEEMAQAVLNYINDWMETNIFVALRSHSQPIERIRAMTQKVNELYSCGEHPCLLAVLSLESKLFSKEIENALTHWINSLAQVLIDAGFEEKLAHQKAEDAVLQIQGSLILSRCLNDTAPFQRVLQRLPEELLKI comes from the coding sequence ATGTCTAAAGAAGAAACGATTATTCAACTACTACAAGTTTTTCGGCAATATGGCTACGAAGGGGCAACATTAACGCGGCTTTCACAAGCGACAGGTTTAGGTAAAGCCAGCCTTTATCATCATTTTCCCAAAGGTAAGGAAGAAATGGCACAAGCCGTTCTCAATTACATTAATGACTGGATGGAGACTAATATTTTTGTAGCTTTACGCAGTCATAGTCAACCGATTGAGCGAATTCGTGCTATGACACAAAAAGTTAATGAACTGTACAGTTGCGGAGAACATCCCTGTCTTTTAGCAGTATTATCACTCGAATCAAAGTTGTTTTCTAAAGAAATTGAAAATGCTTTAACTCATTGGATTAATAGTTTGGCACAGGTTTTAATTGATGCCGGATTTGAAGAAAAACTAGCGCATCAGAAAGCAGAAGATGCCGTATTACAAATTCAAGGTTCACTGATATTATCACGGTGTTTAAATGACACTGCACCTTTTCAGCGTGTTTTACAGCGTTTACCCGAAGAGTTATTGAAAATTTGA
- a CDS encoding tetratricopeptide repeat protein, with the protein MPNLAEGIAAFQAGGYTIAFKILKPIADDGDAEAQCIIANMYHLGLGLERNTLEAVKWYKKSAEQGYGLASNNLAGIFLVGDDGIEVDQAEAKKWYKKAREQGFLHTPSSPSTLI; encoded by the coding sequence ATGCCAAATTTAGCAGAAGGGATAGCTGCATTTCAAGCAGGGGGTTACACAATTGCTTTTAAAATTTTAAAGCCGATTGCTGATGATGGAGACGCTGAAGCGCAATGCATAATTGCAAATATGTACCATCTAGGTCTTGGTTTAGAAAGGAATACTTTAGAAGCAGTTAAGTGGTACAAGAAGTCAGCTGAACAGGGTTACGGTCTAGCCTCAAATAATTTAGCAGGAATTTTTCTGGTTGGCGATGACGGTATAGAAGTAGATCAGGCAGAGGCAAAAAAGTGGTACAAAAAGGCTAGAGAGCAAGGTTTCTTACATACTCCTAGTAGCCCGTCAACTTTGATTTGA
- a CDS encoding PD-(D/E)XK nuclease family protein, whose amino-acid sequence MPSNIELLPAISAKPIRLEGKQFYVDAKGDRLPSVTTILNATKPQEQRERLFNWRQRVGAEEANKIAGTASRRGTQTHKQIQRYLLGKDTVCPENSISYWESIKPVLQDIDTVRLVEGSIFHYDLGYSGKVDCVASYKDTPVVCEWKTADKPKGSIERLYEHPLQLAAYLGAVNHSYQDYGIKLDHALLVVAIPDTPAEVFWFEPAQIQHYWQQWITRVEAYQKLQKLEFDW is encoded by the coding sequence ATGCCGTCGAATATCGAGTTATTACCTGCAATTTCAGCAAAACCTATTCGCCTAGAGGGAAAGCAATTTTATGTTGATGCGAAAGGCGATCGCTTACCGAGTGTCACCACAATTCTCAACGCCACCAAACCCCAAGAACAACGGGAACGTCTCTTCAATTGGCGACAGCGTGTTGGTGCAGAGGAAGCAAATAAAATTGCAGGAACTGCAAGTCGTCGTGGTACACAGACACATAAACAAATTCAGCGCTATCTCTTGGGTAAAGATACCGTTTGTCCAGAAAATAGCATTTCTTATTGGGAAAGTATCAAGCCAGTCCTACAAGATATCGACACTGTACGCCTAGTTGAAGGCTCAATTTTTCACTATGATTTGGGCTATTCTGGTAAAGTCGATTGTGTCGCGAGTTATAAAGATACTCCCGTTGTTTGCGAGTGGAAAACTGCTGATAAACCTAAAGGTTCTATTGAGCGACTTTACGAACATCCCCTACAACTTGCTGCTTACCTCGGAGCCGTCAACCATTCTTATCAAGATTATGGCATTAAGCTCGATCATGCTCTCTTAGTCGTCGCGATTCCAGACACACCAGCCGAAGTCTTTTGGTTTGAACCAGCACAAATTCAACATTATTGGCAACAGTGGATTACCCGAGTAGAAGCATACCAAAAATTACAAAAACTAGAATTTGATTGGTAG
- a CDS encoding pyridoxamine 5'-phosphate oxidase family protein yields METPYHAGELAVQNQAGVQAEAANLGNIIGAVIKPAAKDFLQNQRFAIAATVESKSVWASLLTGKPGFVQAIGDRTVRLQVTIPSESLQIGLLVIDLSTRRRLRINGRATRKPDGSTDVETRQVYFNCPKYIQRRHLVADNRQLPNTSVQDFDSLSPKHQQWITQTDTFFIASMHPESGADVSHRGGYPGFVQVVNAKQLVFPDYAGNNMFNTLGNIALNPNSGLLFVDFECGNTLQFTGTASIIWESERTQQFSGAERLIEFQIERIRETVNATNLRWHFSEYSPFNPVL; encoded by the coding sequence ATGGAAACTCCTTATCACGCTGGAGAACTTGCGGTTCAAAATCAAGCGGGAGTGCAAGCGGAAGCGGCAAACTTGGGAAATATTATTGGCGCAGTTATTAAACCAGCAGCAAAGGACTTTTTGCAGAATCAAAGATTTGCGATCGCCGCTACTGTCGAGTCAAAAAGTGTATGGGCATCGTTGTTGACTGGAAAACCTGGATTCGTGCAAGCGATCGGCGATCGCACCGTAAGACTTCAAGTTACAATTCCTAGTGAATCGTTGCAAATTGGTTTGCTAGTTATTGATTTATCAACTCGACGACGTTTGCGAATTAATGGGAGGGCTACGAGAAAACCTGATGGTAGTACTGATGTCGAAACTCGGCAAGTTTACTTCAATTGCCCCAAGTATATCCAGCGACGTCATTTAGTTGCAGATAACAGGCAGCTACCTAATACGTCAGTTCAAGATTTTGATAGTCTTAGTCCGAAACACCAACAGTGGATTACTCAAACTGATACATTCTTTATTGCCAGTATGCATCCTGAAAGTGGTGCTGATGTATCACATCGCGGTGGATATCCAGGATTTGTTCAAGTGGTGAATGCGAAGCAACTTGTGTTTCCTGATTACGCTGGTAACAATATGTTCAATACTTTGGGTAATATTGCGCTCAATCCAAATTCAGGCTTATTGTTTGTTGATTTTGAATGTGGTAACACACTACAATTTACAGGAACTGCTAGTATCATTTGGGAAAGCGAACGTACACAACAATTTTCAGGGGCAGAACGTCTTATAGAATTTCAAATTGAACGCATACGAGAAACTGTTAATGCCACAAATTTACGCTGGCACTTTTCAGAATATTCCCCATTTAATCCGGTATTGTAA
- a CDS encoding 4-hydroxybenzoate solanesyltransferase has protein sequence MTQHEQNSEPTWFTVIRLLRWDKPEGRLILMIPALWAVFLAAQGTPPLPLVGVIVLGTLATSAAGCVVNDLWDRDIDPQVQRTRSRPLASRAFSVKVGIVVAFVALACAFGLALYLNTLSFWLCVAAVPVILLYPGAKRVFPVPQLVLSIAWGFGVLISWSAVTRSLSFPTWLLWGATVLWTLGFDTVYAMSDRDDDRRIGVNSSALFFGNYAADAIGILFIGTVALLAWLGIELQLNIAFWIALVLATSGWIWQYFRLKQEDIANSAYADMFRQNVWLGFLVLAGMIAGSFT, from the coding sequence CTGACACAGCACGAACAGAACTCTGAACCAACGTGGTTTACAGTCATTCGCTTATTGCGCTGGGATAAGCCTGAAGGAAGGTTAATTCTCATGATTCCCGCACTTTGGGCAGTCTTTTTAGCCGCGCAGGGAACACCACCATTACCGCTTGTTGGTGTTATTGTCTTAGGAACTCTCGCGACAAGTGCTGCGGGGTGTGTTGTTAACGATCTCTGGGATCGCGACATCGATCCGCAAGTGCAAAGAACTCGCAGTCGTCCTCTAGCATCTCGTGCGTTTTCTGTCAAGGTGGGGATTGTGGTTGCTTTCGTTGCGTTAGCCTGCGCGTTTGGTTTAGCGTTGTATCTCAACACCTTATCGTTTTGGCTATGTGTCGCTGCTGTGCCAGTTATTCTCTTGTATCCTGGTGCAAAACGCGTGTTTCCGGTTCCCCAGTTAGTCCTTTCAATTGCGTGGGGATTTGGCGTATTAATTAGCTGGAGTGCTGTAACGCGATCGCTATCGTTTCCGACATGGTTACTTTGGGGGGCGACGGTATTATGGACACTGGGTTTTGATACCGTTTATGCCATGAGCGATCGCGATGACGATCGCCGTATTGGTGTTAATTCTAGCGCTTTATTTTTTGGTAATTATGCTGCGGATGCAATTGGTATTCTCTTTATTGGAACAGTAGCTTTACTTGCTTGGTTAGGGATTGAATTACAACTCAATATTGCTTTTTGGATTGCCCTTGTACTAGCGACATCTGGGTGGATTTGGCAGTATTTTCGTTTAAAACAAGAGGATATTGCTAACTCAGCTTATGCAGATATGTTTCGCCAAAATGTTTGGTTGGGTTTTCTGGTACTTGCTGGCATGATTGCTGGCAGTTTTACTTAA
- a CDS encoding nucleotidyltransferase family protein: MKTLTEIKSILSQYKPVLQKQYKVSKIGIFGLYVRGEQNENSDVNVLVDFDTNFRFGLLTFCELKSYLSEKIGLKVDLVMKDRLKPKIGQQILR, from the coding sequence ATGAAAACCCTAACCGAAATAAAATCTATCCTTAGTCAATATAAACCAGTTCTTCAAAAGCAATATAAAGTCAGTAAAATAGGGATTTTTGGTTTGTATGTGAGAGGAGAACAAAATGAAAATAGTGATGTTAATGTTTTAGTAGACTTCGACACAAATTTTCGATTTGGTCTACTTACCTTCTGTGAGTTAAAAAGTTATTTGAGCGAGAAAATTGGATTGAAAGTTGATTTAGTAATGAAAGATAGACTGAAACCGAAAATTGGTCAGCAAATTCTTAGATAA
- a CDS encoding TIGR00725 family protein, with protein MNQHTRKTIIGIMGPGEQATTTDLQNAYQLGQLIAQQGWVLLTGGRNVGVMEAASQGAKAAQGLTIGILPGNNTSGVSSVVDIAIVTDMGNARNNINVLSSDIVIACGMSAGTASEIALAVKSNKSVILLNDDLNSQDFFQKLAPNIHIAHSVNDAIALTQSILFNC; from the coding sequence ATGAATCAACATACTCGTAAAACTATTATTGGGATAATGGGTCCTGGCGAACAAGCAACTACAACTGATTTGCAAAACGCATATCAACTAGGGCAACTCATCGCCCAACAAGGATGGGTGTTACTGACTGGTGGTAGAAATGTCGGCGTGATGGAAGCTGCAAGCCAAGGCGCAAAAGCGGCACAAGGTTTAACCATTGGCATACTTCCTGGTAATAACACGAGCGGTGTTTCTTCTGTGGTTGATATTGCAATTGTGACTGATATGGGCAATGCCCGAAATAATATCAACGTGCTTTCTAGTGATATTGTAATTGCTTGCGGTATGAGTGCAGGAACAGCCTCAGAAATAGCTTTAGCAGTCAAATCGAATAAGTCTGTTATTTTGTTAAATGACGATCTAAATAGCCAAGATTTCTTTCAGAAATTAGCGCCAAATATTCATATTGCTCATAGTGTGAATGATGCGATCGCTTTAACTCAAAGCATTTTATTCAATTGTTAA
- a CDS encoding protein-S-isoprenylcysteine O-methyltransferase: MDTLTLKIAFLIGLAASAIIRIPYQRETQQNTIIDNRKTPQEKGLLFSVFLGMVVMPLVYVFTPWLDIANYHLPVWANDLGIVTFAIALWLFWRSHHDLGRNWSPTLQVREAHTLIASGVYQKIRHPMYASVWLWSIAQALLLPNWIAGLTGIIGFGILYIVRVGNEEQMMLDRFGDQYQEYMHKTKRLIPYLF, encoded by the coding sequence ATGGATACGCTAACGCTCAAAATCGCTTTTCTCATTGGACTAGCAGCAAGCGCCATCATCCGCATTCCCTACCAGCGAGAAACTCAACAAAATACAATTATCGATAATCGCAAAACTCCTCAAGAAAAAGGATTGCTGTTTTCGGTATTTCTGGGGATGGTTGTTATGCCACTCGTTTATGTTTTTACCCCTTGGCTTGATATTGCCAACTATCATCTACCTGTTTGGGCTAATGACTTGGGCATTGTGACATTTGCGATCGCGCTGTGGCTATTTTGGCGATCGCATCACGATCTCGGTCGTAACTGGTCGCCCACTTTGCAAGTACGAGAAGCACACACACTGATCGCTAGCGGTGTTTATCAAAAAATTCGCCATCCTATGTACGCGTCAGTCTGGCTGTGGAGTATTGCTCAAGCACTGTTGTTACCTAATTGGATTGCAGGTCTAACGGGAATCATCGGCTTTGGCATTCTCTACATTGTCCGAGTTGGCAATGAAGAACAAATGATGCTCGATCGATTCGGCGATCAGTATCAAGAATATATGCACAAAACCAAGCGATTAATACCCTACCTTTTTTAG
- a CDS encoding c-type cytochrome: MRRFFKLSAVAIVMILLTVVIAYPGKGQDATPPRIVPGPWGDIVDPVTPPIFESEADRITFYRRQQMRAISSHFRSLEGIIEYDAPFQAQAMQHIEALNAIAQHLQQLFPPGTAANDGETGARPLIWQEPEKFAQHIQGFQNSVIALQKTLCYTTPSDASEALTAVRHQCLACHQSYRVR, from the coding sequence ATGCGTCGTTTTTTTAAGCTGAGTGCAGTTGCAATCGTGATGATTCTATTGACTGTTGTCATCGCCTATCCTGGAAAAGGACAGGATGCTACCCCACCGCGAATTGTTCCTGGACCTTGGGGGGACATTGTTGATCCCGTTACTCCGCCTATATTTGAGTCAGAAGCGGATCGGATTACCTTTTATCGCCGTCAGCAGATGCGAGCAATATCAAGCCATTTTCGTTCGCTTGAAGGTATTATCGAGTATGATGCACCTTTTCAAGCGCAAGCGATGCAGCACATTGAGGCATTAAATGCGATCGCCCAACACCTTCAGCAGCTATTTCCCCCAGGAACAGCCGCCAACGACGGCGAAACAGGGGCGCGACCTTTAATTTGGCAAGAACCAGAGAAATTTGCCCAACACATTCAAGGCTTTCAAAACAGCGTCATTGCGCTGCAAAAGACACTCTGTTATACAACACCATCTGATGCATCTGAAGCATTAACAGCAGTTCGTCATCAGTGTTTAGCGTGTCATCAGTCCTATCGCGTACGTTGA
- a CDS encoding glutathione S-transferase family protein has product MMKLYDFPLSGNCHKVRLMLSLLQLDYDLVPVNLKEGEHKSPVFMQMNPLGQVPVLTDDEVVIWDSQAILVYLAQRYGSDKWLPTEPELMSQVMQWLSTAANEIQHSFATARRHYLFNAQIDINSAQQKAYQLLQIFNEHLSKHQWLECDRPTIADLACFPYIALAPQGKISLDAYPYVTTWINRIKDLPGYISMPGMS; this is encoded by the coding sequence ATGATGAAACTGTACGATTTCCCTCTGTCAGGCAACTGCCACAAAGTACGGTTAATGCTGTCCCTGTTGCAACTCGATTACGATCTAGTACCCGTCAATTTGAAGGAAGGCGAACATAAATCACCAGTATTTATGCAAATGAATCCACTAGGGCAAGTACCAGTACTTACTGATGATGAAGTAGTCATTTGGGATTCTCAAGCCATTCTAGTGTATCTAGCACAGCGCTACGGAAGTGATAAATGGTTGCCTACAGAACCAGAACTAATGAGTCAAGTCATGCAGTGGTTGTCTACAGCAGCTAACGAGATTCAACATAGTTTTGCAACTGCGAGAAGGCATTATTTATTCAATGCACAGATCGATATAAATTCAGCCCAGCAAAAAGCATATCAACTACTCCAAATATTTAACGAACACTTAAGTAAACATCAATGGTTAGAATGCGATCGCCCAACGATCGCAGATCTCGCCTGTTTTCCTTATATTGCGTTAGCACCACAAGGCAAGATTTCTTTAGATGCTTATCCTTATGTCACTACTTGGATTAACCGCATTAAAGATCTTCCTGGTTATATAAGTATGCCAGGTATGTCATGA
- a CDS encoding Ppx/GppA phosphatase family protein translates to MVNLVSASSVSIPTQVMQQEKILAAIDLGTNSLHMVVVRIKPELPIFSIIAREKDTVRLGDRTPDGNLKPEAIERAIATLGRFQEIARSLNADTIVAVATSAVRESPNGKEFLQQVKNELDLNVDLISGQEEARRIYLGVLSAMELNSHPHGIIDIGGGSTELILGDSHEPRSLSSTKIGAVRLASEFVTTDPISNAEFQFLQAYVRGMLERPVEELLAKLQPDETLRLLGTSGTIETLAVIHAREKLGMVPSPLTGYQVSLKDLREILNHLRKLSYAERAAIPGMSDRRSEIIVAGLIILQEAMMLLGVDFITICERALREGVIVDWMLTHGLIEDRLRYQGSVRQRSVIRTAQKYQVKLEYSDRVAAFALSLFDQTQGVLHHWGSEERELLWAAAILHNCGHFISHSSHHKHSYYLIRNGDLLGYTETELELIANIARYHRRSAPKKKHDPYRNLPTKQHRQMVSQLSALLRLAVALDRRQIGAIAQVRCEYRSEAQEFHLWLTASQPGDDCALELWSLDYKKDVFEAEYNVKLIATLETSESQIDSPHHASLNSRD, encoded by the coding sequence ATGGTCAATTTAGTATCAGCCAGTTCGGTAAGTATTCCTACTCAGGTAATGCAGCAAGAAAAAATCCTCGCTGCCATAGACTTGGGGACAAACTCCCTACATATGGTAGTCGTGCGCATTAAACCGGAATTACCAATTTTTAGTATTATTGCCAGAGAAAAAGATACTGTGAGGTTAGGCGATCGCACGCCTGACGGGAATTTAAAACCCGAAGCCATCGAACGAGCGATCGCAACTTTAGGCAGGTTCCAGGAAATCGCTCGCAGCCTCAATGCAGATACGATTGTTGCTGTAGCCACAAGTGCGGTGCGCGAATCTCCCAACGGTAAAGAGTTCTTACAGCAAGTAAAAAATGAATTAGATTTAAACGTTGACTTAATTTCAGGGCAAGAAGAAGCAAGACGCATTTACCTCGGCGTTTTGTCGGCAATGGAACTCAATAGCCATCCGCATGGGATCATCGATATTGGTGGCGGTTCCACAGAACTCATTCTTGGTGACAGTCACGAACCGCGATCGCTCAGTAGTACTAAAATAGGTGCAGTGCGGCTTGCGAGCGAATTTGTCACAACCGATCCCATCAGTAATGCAGAGTTTCAATTCTTGCAAGCATACGTGCGCGGGATGTTAGAACGTCCTGTCGAAGAATTGCTAGCCAAGTTGCAACCCGATGAAACGCTCCGCTTATTGGGAACTTCTGGGACAATTGAAACGCTAGCAGTCATTCATGCCAGAGAAAAATTAGGGATGGTTCCCTCGCCTTTAACAGGCTACCAAGTCAGTCTTAAAGACTTACGGGAGATCCTCAACCACTTGCGCAAGCTAAGCTATGCCGAACGCGCCGCAATTCCTGGAATGTCGGATCGCCGATCTGAGATTATTGTTGCAGGGTTAATTATTCTGCAAGAAGCCATGATGCTGTTAGGCGTAGATTTTATCACAATCTGCGAACGAGCGCTTCGTGAAGGTGTCATTGTCGATTGGATGCTCACCCACGGCTTAATCGAAGATCGCTTACGCTATCAAGGGTCGGTACGTCAACGCAGTGTGATTAGAACTGCCCAAAAATATCAAGTTAAGTTAGAGTATAGCGATCGCGTCGCCGCCTTTGCCCTCAGCTTATTTGATCAAACACAAGGAGTCCTTCATCACTGGGGATCTGAAGAACGCGAACTTCTCTGGGCAGCTGCAATTTTACACAACTGCGGTCACTTCATCAGTCATTCGTCACACCACAAACACTCGTATTACCTCATCCGTAATGGCGATCTCCTTGGCTACACCGAAACAGAACTTGAACTCATTGCCAACATTGCCCGCTATCACCGCCGTAGCGCCCCGAAGAAAAAGCACGATCCCTATCGCAACTTACCTACAAAACAGCACCGCCAAATGGTAAGTCAACTCAGTGCATTGCTACGATTAGCTGTTGCACTCGATCGCCGTCAAATTGGTGCGATCGCGCAAGTTCGGTGCGAATATCGTTCAGAAGCCCAAGAATTTCACTTATGGCTAACTGCATCGCAACCAGGTGATGACTGTGCTCTAGAATTGTGGAGCTTGGATTACAAAAAGGATGTTTTTGAAGCTGAATACAATGTCAAGCTCATAGCTACCCTAGAAACGTCTGAATCTCAAATCGATTCTCCACATCATGCCAGCTTGAATAGCCGCGATTAA
- a CDS encoding Uma2 family endonuclease, with translation MNTTTDIRWTTADLKLFPDDGNRYEIIDGELFVTKAPHWKHQNVADNVCTELKLWSRQTGLGDAATTPGVIFTDADNVIPDVVWVSNQRLAELLDDAGHLVGAPELVVEVLSSGELQEKRDRQLKLKLYSIQGVQEYWIIDPQKQQVEIYRRDNAVLKLAATLYKEDDLNSPLLPGFICSVAQIFS, from the coding sequence ATGAATACCACAACAGATATCCGCTGGACAACTGCTGATCTAAAGTTATTTCCAGATGATGGAAATCGTTACGAAATAATAGATGGAGAGTTGTTTGTGACTAAAGCACCTCACTGGAAGCATCAAAATGTTGCTGATAATGTTTGCACGGAGTTAAAACTTTGGTCAAGGCAAACAGGTTTAGGGGACGCTGCTACAACTCCTGGGGTAATTTTTACAGATGCTGACAACGTAATCCCCGATGTGGTATGGGTCAGTAATCAGCGCTTAGCAGAATTATTAGATGACGCAGGGCATTTAGTGGGTGCGCCAGAACTAGTTGTTGAAGTGTTGTCCTCAGGAGAATTACAAGAAAAACGCGATCGCCAACTCAAACTTAAACTCTACTCGATTCAAGGCGTACAGGAATATTGGATTATCGATCCTCAAAAGCAGCAAGTAGAAATTTATCGTCGAGATAATGCGGTGTTGAAACTAGCAGCAACTTTGTATAAAGAAGACGATTTAAATAGCCCTCTTCTACCAGGCTTTATTTGTAGTGTTGCGCAGATATTTAGCTAG